One Edaphobacter flagellatus genomic region harbors:
- a CDS encoding HAD family hydrolase produces MSPVSPRLIVFDLDGTLIDSRQDLCNSVNAMLVHLGKPELPEKVIASYIGDGASMLVRRALGDPEGDVHDAEYVNEALEFFLDYYREHKLDFTYVYPGVMESLEAIRTAWPETLMAVLTNKPVNPSRAICDHFGLTPFFFQNYGGNSFHTKKPDPHGLKTLIAEASAIAGLAIASGETLMIGDSDVDVLTARNCGAQSIGCTFGLAPHSLEAAEPDHLAAAPVDWLRILGISGL; encoded by the coding sequence ATGTCTCCGGTTTCTCCTCGACTGATTGTCTTCGATCTGGATGGTACGCTGATCGATTCGCGACAGGATCTTTGTAACTCAGTGAACGCGATGCTGGTGCATCTCGGCAAGCCGGAGCTGCCGGAGAAGGTGATTGCCAGCTATATCGGCGATGGTGCTTCGATGCTGGTGCGGCGGGCGCTGGGCGATCCAGAGGGCGACGTTCATGATGCGGAGTATGTGAACGAGGCGCTCGAGTTCTTTCTGGACTACTACCGCGAGCACAAGCTGGATTTCACGTATGTGTATCCGGGCGTGATGGAGTCGCTGGAGGCGATTCGTACGGCGTGGCCGGAGACGTTGATGGCGGTGCTGACGAACAAGCCGGTGAATCCGTCGCGGGCGATCTGCGATCACTTTGGGCTGACGCCGTTCTTCTTCCAGAATTACGGCGGCAACAGCTTTCATACGAAGAAGCCCGACCCGCATGGGTTGAAGACCCTGATCGCTGAGGCGAGCGCGATTGCCGGTTTAGCGATTGCGTCGGGGGAGACGCTGATGATCGGCGACTCGGACGTCGATGTGTTGACAGCGCGCAACTGCGGAGCGCAGTCCATCGGCTGCACCTTCGGGCTTGCGCCCCATTCGCTGGAGGCGGCTGAGCCGGATCACCTGGCGGCGGCGCCTGTGGACTGGCTGAGGATTCTGGGTATTTCGGGGCTGTAG
- a CDS encoding DUF4097 family beta strand repeat-containing protein: MNTKLFLAIASLALTTAAYAADGNFERTLSVSGSPNVSVATGSGYIRLKPGSDNQVHVVGHVHANHGWMNGDADSRVQQIVNNPPITQNGNDVIIGKTHDDDLFRNISIDYDVTLPRASNINAATGSGDMTIDNVGATLKAQSGSGSVRATGIQGQATLGTGSGDVELHEAGPGDVRAETGSGSVRLHGVNGALKASTGSGDIQVEGNPATDWKLSTGSGSIRMDLGGSAKFNLVADTGSGSVNVAQPISMQGTLNRHHISGTVNGGGPTIRANTGSGDISIR; this comes from the coding sequence ATGAACACAAAGCTTTTCCTGGCCATAGCCAGCCTCGCCCTCACTACCGCGGCCTATGCAGCCGACGGCAACTTCGAACGGACCCTCTCGGTCTCAGGCTCGCCCAATGTATCTGTCGCCACCGGCTCCGGATACATCCGCCTCAAGCCCGGCTCCGACAATCAGGTTCACGTCGTCGGCCACGTCCACGCCAATCACGGCTGGATGAACGGCGACGCCGATTCCCGCGTCCAGCAGATCGTTAACAACCCGCCCATCACCCAGAACGGCAACGACGTCATCATCGGCAAAACCCACGACGACGACCTCTTCCGCAACATCTCCATCGACTACGACGTCACCCTTCCCCGCGCCTCCAACATCAACGCCGCCACCGGTTCCGGCGACATGACCATCGATAACGTCGGCGCCACGCTCAAGGCACAGAGCGGCTCCGGCTCCGTCCGCGCCACCGGCATCCAGGGACAGGCCACTCTCGGCACCGGCTCCGGCGATGTCGAGCTGCACGAAGCTGGCCCCGGCGATGTGCGCGCCGAAACCGGCTCCGGCTCTGTTCGCCTCCACGGAGTCAACGGTGCTCTCAAAGCCTCCACCGGCTCGGGTGACATTCAGGTCGAAGGCAACCCCGCCACCGACTGGAAGCTCTCCACCGGCTCCGGCTCCATCCGCATGGACCTCGGCGGCAGCGCCAAATTCAATCTCGTCGCCGATACCGGTTCGGGTTCGGTCAACGTCGCGCAGCCCATCTCCATGCAGGGCACGCTCAACCGGCACCACATCAGCGGAACGGTCAACGGAGGCGGACCCACCATTCGCGCGAACACTGGCTCCGGAGACATCTCCATCCGCTAA